GACGTCGGCCAGCGTGATGTAGCTGCTGGTATAGGTGTCGTAGAGGCGACGGTTGGGGTATTTCTTGAGGACGCGCGGGCTGCTCGCAGAGCCGGCGGCGTCGGGGTCGGTCGCATCGGGACGGGGTGGTGCCATGGGGGGGCGAGCTCCTGAGGAATCCTGTTGCGTTGCGAAAAGATTCTAGGAGGGTGCCACAAGTCGGCCCGGAGGGGTTTTCCCGCCTCGGTTTCCGACGTGGCGCGTGCGCCATTCGCCCCTGCGCGCGGCCGCATGACACCGCCGGGTGTCGTCCGGCGGAACCCGTTCAGGCACCCGCGGCCTTCCCGTTCGCCTCGAACACCGGCCAGTAGTTCTCCAGTTTCGCCTCCTTGAGCGCCGCATCGAGGTAGCGGGTGTCGATCCAGGAGTTCACATCGAACTTCGCGCGCGACAGTTTGAGCCGGTACGCGTTCTCCACCGCCTCGTGGTACCGGCCCCGCAGGAACGGGTCGAACGTGGGGTTCAGCCGCACGCGCAGCGGCTGGCCGTCCACGTCCTCCTTCCAGTGCTCGTACGACGTGCCCGCACGGGCCCACAGGCGCAGCACCTCCTCGCGGTTGGCCTCGTCCGAGGCCCAGCGCGCGGACTTCACGAGGGCCTTGACCACGCGCTGCGTGGCCGCCGGGTGCGCGTCGGCGAAGCGTTCCGTGACCAGCAGGTGGCTCTGGCGCGTGTAGATCGGCGAATCGCCCTTGCTCGTGTAGAGCACGCGCACCTGGCCCTTGTCGCGCAGGCGCAGGATGTCCTGCGAGCCGATCGACGCGTCGATGTCGCGCGTGGCCAGCGCCGCGAGCGAACTCGCGGTGTCGAAGTTGACGATCTTCAGGTCGCGTTCGGTGAGGCCGTGTGCCTCCAGAAGGCGCACGGCGGGCAGGTGCATGTTCGTGCCCTTGAACAGCGCCACGCGCTTGCCGCGCAGGTCCTCGATGCGCTTCGCCGGCGAGTCGGGCGGCACGCCGATGTAGATCGGCGTGCGCGCGCCGGTGGCCACCACGAGGCGGGTCTTCAGGCCCGCCGCCCGCCCGATCAGCGACGGCAGGTCGCCCTGCAGGGCGAAGTCGACCTGCTGGTTCGAGACCGCCTCGTTGACCGCGGGGCCGGCACCCTTGAAGAAGGACCATTCGATCGCGATGCCGTCCGCCTTGAACTCCTCGTCGATCCAGCCCTTCGAATGCGCGATGGCCGCGGAGCTGCCCGAGAAGCTGGGCGGCTGGCCCACGAGCGGCTGCGCCACCGCGATGCGGATCGTGGCGGGATTGCCGGCGGCGCGGGCGAACAGCGGCACGCCGAGGGCGGCGCCCGCAAGGCCTTCGAGCAGGTGGCGTCGGGAGACGGTCATGGTGAGGGTCATCGAGTGGAGTTGCGGTTGTCTTTGCAGGGCCCATGCCCGGCGCCGCGGCGTTTTGCTGCAAGGTTTGCAGCATCGGCAGGCCCTCGATGACGCCGAGTCAGCATCCCCCTGCTGGGAAGCCCGCAAACACAGGTGCTCCGCCCATGCGACGACGTTGGCCCGAAAGCTGCGATACCGGCCCGTTCGACGTCGCCGCCACCGCCCCGCGGTCACGGCGCTTTCACCGGAAGGAAATCTCCATGTCACTCGACTACCTCAGCTTCGACACCGACCGCGGCCCGCTGCCCTACCTGTACGGCGCGCCTGCCCGCCCCTCGGCGAACGCGCCGCTGCTCGTGTTCCTCCATGGCGGACGCGACCGAGGCGACGACCTCAACCTGCTGCTGCGCTGGTCGCCGCCGAAACAGGTGGCGGCGACGCCGGACCGCGTCCATCACTTCATCGCACCCCAGCTGCCGGCCGATGCCGCATGGACCGACCGGCCCGGTGACGTGCTCGACCTGATCGACGACGTGGTGGCCACACGCGGCATCGACCCGCGGCGCGTGGTGCTCGCCGGCTTCAGCCTCGGCGCCGCGGCGGCGTGGCAGCTGGCCGCGGATCACCCCGACCGTTTCGCGGGCCTGGCCGTGGCCTCGGGCCGCGTGCCGCGCGGGCTGCCGCTCGAATCGCTCGCGCGCACGCCCACGTGGGTGTTCCACGGTGGTCACGACGACAAGCTGCCGCATGCCGACGTGGAGGCCCACGTGGCGGACCTGCGCGCCCGCGGCGGGCGTGTCGACTACACGCTGTACCCGCAGGGCAACCACTTCATCTCGGAGCAGGCCTTCGTCGACAGCGGCTTCGCGCCGTGGTTGCTGGCGCGTGTGCGTCGGGCCGAGGAACCGCTCGCCGCCTGAGGACGGAGAAAGAAGAGCCCGCTCCGTCCCCGGGGCGGACTCCAACCCGGTGGGTGGAGCCCCACCTGCCGCTTCCCACGGCTGCAGGCCCACCAACCCGCGACCCGATCCCGTTCAGTAGCCGCGCGTGGCGTCCACCACGTTGCGCAGCGGCCGGCCCTCGCGGGCGCGCAGCAGGTTGTCGATCAGGATGTCGACGAGGCGGTGGGCCGAACGCGGCGTCTGGCCCGACGTGTGCGACGTGATCACCACGCCGGGCGTGCGCCACAGCGGCGACGTGGACGGCAACGGCTCGGGGTCGGTCACGTCGAGGCCGGCGCCCGCGAGGTGGCCCGAAGCCAGCGCCGCGAGCAGCGCGTCGGGGTCGACGATGGCGCCGCGGGCGATGTTGTAGACGTAGGCACCCGGCTTCACGCGCGCGAGGCGCTGCGCGTCGAAGAGCCGCTGCGTGGCGGCGGTGAGCGGCAGCGCGATGACGACGTGGTCGGCCGTGCCCAGCACCGTGTCGAGCGCGTCGAGGCCCACGACCCGCTCGACACCCGCCGGCGCTTCGCCCACGGGGTCGCGCCGCACGCCGGTCACGCGCAGGCCCAGCGCCGCTGCCTTGCGCGCGATGGTGCCGCCGATGGCGC
This genomic stretch from Piscinibacter gummiphilus harbors:
- a CDS encoding ABC transporter substrate-binding protein, which translates into the protein MTVSRRHLLEGLAGAALGVPLFARAAGNPATIRIAVAQPLVGQPPSFSGSSAAIAHSKGWIDEEFKADGIAIEWSFFKGAGPAVNEAVSNQQVDFALQGDLPSLIGRAAGLKTRLVVATGARTPIYIGVPPDSPAKRIEDLRGKRVALFKGTNMHLPAVRLLEAHGLTERDLKIVNFDTASSLAALATRDIDASIGSQDILRLRDKGQVRVLYTSKGDSPIYTRQSHLLVTERFADAHPAATQRVVKALVKSARWASDEANREEVLRLWARAGTSYEHWKEDVDGQPLRVRLNPTFDPFLRGRYHEAVENAYRLKLSRAKFDVNSWIDTRYLDAALKEAKLENYWPVFEANGKAAGA
- a CDS encoding carboxylesterase family protein codes for the protein MSLDYLSFDTDRGPLPYLYGAPARPSANAPLLVFLHGGRDRGDDLNLLLRWSPPKQVAATPDRVHHFIAPQLPADAAWTDRPGDVLDLIDDVVATRGIDPRRVVLAGFSLGAAAAWQLAADHPDRFAGLAVASGRVPRGLPLESLARTPTWVFHGGHDDKLPHADVEAHVADLRARGGRVDYTLYPQGNHFISEQAFVDSGFAPWLLARVRRAEEPLAA
- a CDS encoding D-2-hydroxyacid dehydrogenase, translating into MTRTLAPIRQLALLHPLPDAEFERLRDAIPEVRFVRAGPADWGKAVAQADAVLLGHQGVTVDDLLGAGPGLRWIQTASAGVDRHLTARLRASPVVLTNASGVHTVNIAEHVLALLLGFARNLPVLATAQQRQAWREGPVPDLFEAEGQTLVVVGLGAIGGTIARKAAALGLRVTGVRRDPVGEAPAGVERVVGLDALDTVLGTADHVVIALPLTAATQRLFDAQRLARVKPGAYVYNIARGAIVDPDALLAALASGHLAGAGLDVTDPEPLPSTSPLWRTPGVVITSHTSGQTPRSAHRLVDILIDNLLRAREGRPLRNVVDATRGY